A segment of the Calditrichota bacterium genome:
TTTCTGGGTAAGTGCCGGAAATTCCGCTTCGATGCTGCTGGTGGCGCTTTCGCTGCCGGTTTTGGGCGCCATCTCCGACAGCGTCGGGCGGCGCATTCCCTATCTCTTCATTTTTACCCTCGGGTCGGTTTTGGGAACCGCACTTATCGGAATGGTGAGCTACTGGGTGCCAAATGAGATGTGGCAGCTTGCTTTTGCTGTCCTTTGTTTTATTATCGCCAATTACGCGTTTCAGGGGGCCCTGGTGTTTTACAATGCCCTTCTGCCGCAAATTTCCACCCCGCGCACAATAGGCCGCATTTCGGGGCTGGGCGTGTCGATGGGGTATCTGGGAGCCATTATCGGACTCCTGATGGTGATGCCGTTTGCCCAGGGCGAGATAACCTTTCTCCATCTGGACATTCCGTTTTTACAAAAAGATTGGCAGCAGGTGCAACTGATTGAAGCGGCATCTTTGCAAACTCAGGCAGCCTTTCTCGACACCTCTATTGATAAAAATGCCAATTACAAATACAAGCTCGTTCCTCAATCGTCAAATGGCCGCGCAATAACCGGTTGGGAATTGAGCAGCAAGGACACGGTCATAGAGAACCAGCACACCGCTAAGCGTGCCATCCGGGTTCGTTTACCAAACGGAAAAAAATGGGGCGCGGGTTCTCTGGTGCTTTTGCGAAAGGAAAGCGGTTGGGGGAGGCGGGGAACGTTTATTCCAACAGCCGTTCTGTTTTTCCTGTTTTCGCTCCCCACGTTTATTTTTATTCGGGAAAAGGTGACCCCGCATCCCGGCGGCCGGGTGAGCGTGAGAGAAGCCATTTCCCGCGTGAAGGACGGCATTATGAATACCCGGAAATATCCGGGGGTTCTTAGATTTTTGCTGGCCAAATTCTTTTACGAAGAAGGGATTCAAACCGCTATTATTTTTATGGCCGTTTATGCGGTTAAGGTGATGGGATTTCCAAATGAAAAAATCATTCTCTTTTTTATGGTCACTACCACGGCCGCAGCTATCGGATCTCTTCTTTTTGGCTACATTACGGACCGGCTCAATCCGAAGCCCACATTGATGATCGTCATTTCCGGCTGGGTGTTAAGTTTAATGGCGATTATTCTGACCACCAACACCACTGTTTTCTGGATGATTGGAAGTGTGATTGGCATTTTAATGGGTTCCACCTGGACAGCGGCCCGCCCGCTTCTGGTTACACTGGTTCCCCCGGAAATGTTGGCCGAATTTTTTGGTCTCTATTCGTTGTCGGGTAAAGTGGCAGCCATCTTCGGTCCGCTGGTCTGGGGAGGGACGGTGCTTCTTCTGAAGCCTTACGGCGATGTCGTTCGTTACAAGGGTGCTGTGTTTTCGCTGGCTCTGATGATGCTTCTGGGGTTGTTCCTTCTCTGGAAAGTTCCGGCCAAAACATTTGAAAAACAAAAATCATTTGGTGAATAGCCTGTAAAGGAGAACAGATGGAACGGATAGGCATCTTCCCGTTTGGGAAAGAAGTGCAAAGAGTTGAACAGGTGGAGCGTTCTTTCAAGAAAATATTTGTGTTGGGTGTGTATGCCAGTGCAGTTCATGCACGGTGGGTGGATAAAGAAAGCAAAACAGTAGT
Coding sequences within it:
- a CDS encoding MFS transporter, whose translation is MENARSSPSFRQIFSWAIYDFANTIFSMNVVTMYFSLWITVNLAREDFWVSAGNSASMLLVALSLPVLGAISDSVGRRIPYLFIFTLGSVLGTALIGMVSYWVPNEMWQLAFAVLCFIIANYAFQGALVFYNALLPQISTPRTIGRISGLGVSMGYLGAIIGLLMVMPFAQGEITFLHLDIPFLQKDWQQVQLIEAASLQTQAAFLDTSIDKNANYKYKLVPQSSNGRAITGWELSSKDTVIENQHTAKRAIRVRLPNGKKWGAGSLVLLRKESGWGRRGTFIPTAVLFFLFSLPTFIFIREKVTPHPGGRVSVREAISRVKDGIMNTRKYPGVLRFLLAKFFYEEGIQTAIIFMAVYAVKVMGFPNEKIILFFMVTTTAAAIGSLLFGYITDRLNPKPTLMIVISGWVLSLMAIILTTNTTVFWMIGSVIGILMGSTWTAARPLLVTLVPPEMLAEFFGLYSLSGKVAAIFGPLVWGGTVLLLKPYGDVVRYKGAVFSLALMMLLGLFLLWKVPAKTFEKQKSFGE